Within the Trachemys scripta elegans isolate TJP31775 chromosome 4, CAS_Tse_1.0, whole genome shotgun sequence genome, the region cccttcatgcttcaaccaccattccagggtggatgtatccatgctgatgacgggttctgctcgataacaatcaaaagcagtgtggactgacgcatgttcattttcattatctgagtcagatgccaccgcAGAatgttgattttctcttttggtggtttggtttctgtggtttctgcattggagtgttgctcttttaagacttctgcaaGCATGTGCcgcaccttgtccctctcagattttggaaggcacttcagattcttaaaccttgggtcgagtgatgtagctatctttagaaatctcacactgttaccttctttgcattttgtgaaatctgcactgaaagtgttcttaaaatgaacagcatgggctgggtcatcatccgagactgatacaacatgaaatatatggcagaatgcgggtaaaatagagcaggagacatacaagtctcccccaaggagttcagtcactaaataattaacacatttttttaaggctacatctacactacggggggtgggggtcgatttaagctacgcgaatagcgtagctgaattcgacgtatcacagccgacttaccccgctgtagggacggcggcaaaatcgacctctgcggcttcccgtcgacggtgcttactcccacctccgctggtggagtaagagcgtcgatccccgagaggtcgatttctacccgccgattcaggcaggtagtgtagacccagcctaaatgagcatcatcagcatggaagcatgtcctctgaaatggtggccgaagcatgaaggagcatacaaatgtttagcatatctggcatgtaaataccttgtaagGCCGGCTACAGAAGTGTCATGctaatgcctgttctcactttcaggtgacattgtaaataagaagtgggcagcattatctcccgtaaatgtaatcaaacttgtttctcttagcgattggctgaatgagaagtaggactgagtggacttgtaggctctaaagttttacattgttttgttgcactttcatgataaagagattgcactacagaacttgtctgaggtgaaatgaaaaatactatttctttgtttatcatttttaccgtacaaatatttgtaataaaaaaataatataaagtgaacactgtatactttaaaaagcaacaaagagttttCGTAGGTGcatgcccacttcttcagacgcaaaagcttatgctccaatgcatctgttagtctttaaggtgccacaggactctttgttgctttttacagatccagactaacacggctacccctctgatactgtatactttgtattctgcattgtaattgaaatcaatacattttaaaatgtagaaaaacatccaaaatatttcacaaatttcAGTTGGTagtttattgtttaacagtgcgattaatcatgattaattttttttgagttaatcacgtgagttaactgcgctTAATAGAGATCCCTAATTGTATActatttgggacagggactgtctatGTGTGACAGGGTGCAATGACCAGGAAATAGCTAACGGCTGTCCCAGGGGGGCTAGCCACCTCCTGAGCACCCCCCTATGGCCAAAGGTTGCTATTGCAagggcctgcctcagtttcccccttcaaGGGACTTATTAAATTCCACACCAGCTTTAATGAATCCAGTGAGAACAGCCTTATTTAGAATCTGGTTTATTGTCAGAAAGTTCAAATATTAACACAAAAAAGCCCTTCCCCCAGCAGTCAGCTAGACACAGCCCCAAACACTGCTAGTGTCTCAGGCTCTTCCCGACCaattggttcccagccaatgggagatgtggagtcagtgctgggggcggaggcagcacacggagcctcctcccattccccacctgccaggggccgcagagacatgCCACCAGCCGGCCGCTTCTAGTAGCGGcgtggggccacagcatgcaggcagcctgcctgagccttaCTCCACTGGGCCGCCCCttagcctggggccctgagctgcACCCCCTAATGCTCCtgcattaatccggccctggatAGGAGAATGATTTATAATTGCTGCTTTTACTGATTCATCTCCATTCTTCCCAGCCTCTGGTTCTTGGGCTGTGTTTAGTCCAAGCACTGGAGTGCAGGACACAGAGGGGGCAGCAGGCAGCCCTGCTCCATCCCAGCTCTTACTGAGCAGGTCTGGTGTTTTCCAGGATTCCAAGCACAATTCTTTGACACCATGGAGAGCAGAGTGGAGGGGCAGAGTCTCGTTGTTGAGTGTTACTACAGTACATGGTATTACAGTGGATCGGAGAAAGCCTGGTGCCAGCTGAGAGATGAGAAATGCTCTCCCATAGTTAACACCTCTTACACATCATCACGTAGATACCAAACCAGGGTTACCTCTGGAAGAGCCATGATAGAGGATGACACCCACAATGGGATTATAACCATCACCATGGAGAAGCTGCAGGTGCAGGACTCCGGCCTGTACTGGTGTGCGCGCTATGACCCGCCCAATACACTGTTTCCACTAAGGACAATTAAATTGGACGTTTTCAAGGGTGAGTTAATCTCCTTCCAGGAGAACTCTCTTTTCCACTGACTATAATCCCAATTCCTTCCCCCACTTTATCATCTCTCCCCTGCCTGTATCGATTCCTCCTGCTTGCCCCCAGAATCTGTCATCCTCCACAAATCCTTGtctcctctttcctttctcccactggaAACTGCTCTGAATCACCAGCTAACCTCAGCAATTCAGCCAACAGGCCATTCATGCTTCCTGTTAGAATAGTCTTTTCTTGTTTTCCCCTCTAATGGCTTCCTCAGGGGGCTGTCAATTTATATTGTAAagcaggggtcgacaacctttcaaaagtggtgtgccgagtcttcatttattcactctgatttaaggtttcgtgtgccagtaatacattttaacgtttttagaaagtctctgtcTATAAgactataactaaactattgttgtatgtaaagtaaataaggtttttaaaatatttaagaagcttcatttaaaattaaattaaaatgcagagccccccggaccggtggccaggacccgggcagtgagagtgccactgaaaatcagctcgtgtgctgccttcggcacacgtgccatcgGTTGCCTACCCCGTTGTAAAGTTTATTTATGCAAGAAGCAGATTCCGAGGGGGACATTTTAAAGAGCTCAGTCCCAacaatcagggccagatttccaagagCTTAGGACCCAGAGTGCACCCCACACGCTAAGCTCTTTGGAGAACCTGGCCTGGAAGAGATCAGTAACTTCTCTCGCTCCATGAGCCTTTGGGATGATCAAGTGCAAAGGGAACAGCCAAAACAGTTGACCTTTGCAGCAAACAAGACCAGATACACCAGTTCACATTCACCCCTCCTGTAACTCAGCTGAAGCCAgtgaatggagctacaccagggaAGCATTTGGCCCCTGGTGCATATGTCACTCATGGGAAACGTATGTCATCATACCTCTCAACCAGATCGTACTGACCAGTTTTTGTGGTTTCCTAAAGTCCAAGAATACGATGCTATGGAGGGACGGAGTCTCTCTGTCCAGTGTCCATACAACACACAGGATTACAAAGAGAAGAAAGCCTGGTGCCGAAGAACAGTTCAGAATGAGTGTGATGTATTGGTCAACACTGATCACAGGTACTATCAAAACAGGGCTCAGAAAGGTAAAGCCAGGATACGTGACGACAGCCAGAAAGGGATTGTTACTATCACCATGGAGAAACTACAGGTAGACGATGCAGGGGTGTACTGGTGTGTGTGCTACGAACCTCCCAGGCTTTACAGAATAATTGAAGTTAAACTGGCTGTTGCTAAGGGTGAGTATTTATTGGTAGGGAAAATGTAGGGTTTCGGATTTGTGTTTTGCAGATTTCAGCCCCCCACTTTCCCcactctctccttcctctgacaCTGAATCTGAATCACCTCCTCCCAGATTATTCCAGAattccctccactcccccaaaAAAACGTGTCCCTTTATTCATAGCTTACACTAGGAACTGATGTAGAACATCAGCTGAGATAAGGACTTCCgctggtgtagacaaggcatgAGGTGTTGAAACTGTTGTATTTGCAGCTACATCTACAAGTGACGTCGGAGTTACCTCAAGCACAGGTCACACCCACCTAATCACCCCAGCAGACAGCAGGTAAGGCTCCAACCCCTTAGTCGAAGACAGCCTCTGTGTTTGCACACCTCCAAAGGGCTGTTAGTGGCTGATCCAAAATGCTTGTCTTTGCAGAGAGAAAGCAGCAGCCTTTCACAATGGCACTGAATGTAGCAGGCCTCCTTTAAAATGTGCCAGATTAGTGCCCTCTTCCCAGCTGCCAACCAGTGTTAAATGGCACATTGATAAAAatgggcagatgaaattcaggccCCATCTCGTTTGAGAATTTACTAGTCTTGTCACTGTATTATCATTAaccctggcagctgctgctctttggAGCAAGAGAAATGACGTTAAATCTGGATGCATTGAATCCAAATAGTTCCCTGCATCAGCCATTGTAAAAGCAGGGCTGCCCCTTCTCATTCCTGACGCCAGCCAGTGGCCATTGTGCTCAGTGGAAGCTGCGGAAGCCCTATTAAATATTTCCCCAGCGGTGTATCACCTCATTCTATTTACTGGTTTATTCAATttaggtttgtttttctttttgaggtctgtgatttgtattgtggtggcaccatggaccagcaccccattgcgctaggcgctgtacaaaacagaacacaaaagacattccctgccccacagagctcacagTTGGGCTTCAGAGTGTGGTTTGTTTTCACAGGGCCACAGAGAGAAGTTCAGGACCTTACTCCCTATGTCAAATGACACAAACAGAATTTAGCATTAAAGGAAGTAACATGTGATGAGAAAAAGCCACCTAGGCATGTGAGCTATCCCAGGCCCTGGTCTGACAGCCTAATGTGAGATGGGGTGGGACTCGCCactctggcacctcctgctggcagtCATAGAAATTAGCTCTACTCGTCAGGGCGCTCTTCTCTGGTGGTGCCTCACCACCGTCACTTTCGTTCCAGgacccacgccactcccagaactgcggtgtcctcttcagtgacactgccTTCCAGCTGCGCCACACTCTGTGTTCCCTCCTTCCAGGGGACCTATAATCTCTGTCCAGCCACTGCCCCGAGTGGCAACTGCAGTTCATTGTTCCAGGGCCACTTCCCATGCAGCTCTCTAGCACCCTTTtctgcccttacctcagggcctcagcctgcaggccctagcagccagccaggagctctacTCATCAGGGTGCTCTTCTCTGGTGGTGCCTCACCACCA harbors:
- the LOC117876539 gene encoding polymeric immunoglobulin receptor-like — translated: MESRVEGQSLVVECYYSTWYYSGSEKAWCQLRDEKCSPIVNTSYTSSRRYQTRVTSGRAMIEDDTHNGIITITMEKLQVQDSGLYWCARYDPPNTLFPLRTIKLDVFKVQEYDAMEGRSLSVQCPYNTQDYKEKKAWCRRTVQNECDVLVNTDHRYYQNRAQKGKARIRDDSQKGIVTITMEKLQVDDAGVYWCVCYEPPRLYRIIEVKLAVAKATSTSDVGVTSSTGHTHLITPADSSYLDSKSTFLWLGVGFLINKTLLAVMIALPVRRRNRLGGSTQTPINLEFMGKRTAEASTGDLSEGVRT